A DNA window from Jaculus jaculus isolate mJacJac1 chromosome 1, mJacJac1.mat.Y.cur, whole genome shotgun sequence contains the following coding sequences:
- the Apcs gene encoding serum amyloid P-component: MDKLLLWVSVLMGLLPETFTQTDLGGKVFVFPKESGSSHVKLITQLETPLQNFTLCFWAYSDLSRGYCLFSYNTRDKDNELVVYKDRLGEYSLYIGQTKVTAKVIEEPLSPVHFCTSWESSSGIAEFWVNGKPLVKKGLRQGYSVDAHPSIVLGQEQDTYGGGFDKSQSFVGEIGDLFMWDYVLSPTEIIFAYQGSPLNPNVLDWKDLNYQVKGYVVIKPRVW, from the exons ATGGACAAGCTGCTACTGTGGGTCTCTGTCCTCATGGGCCTCCTTCCAGAAACCTTCACTCAGACAG ACCTTGGTGGGAAGGTATTTGTGTTCCCTAAAGAATCTGGAAGCAGTCATGTGAAGTTGATCACTCAGCTGGAGACACCTCTGCAGAACTTTACATTGTGTTTTTGGGCCTACAGTGACCTTTCCCGTGGCTACTGCCTTTTTTCCTACAACACCCGGGACAAGGACAATGAGTTAGTAGTTTATAAGGACAGACTTGGAGAGTACAGTCTGTACATTGGACAGACAAAAGTCACAGCCAAAGTTATTGAAGAGCCCCTTTCCCCAGTGCACTTCTGTACCAGCTGGGAGTCATCCTCAGGCATTGCTGAATTTTGGGTCAATGGGAAGCCTTTGGTGAAAAAGGGTCTTCGGCAGGGATATTCTGTGGATGCTCACCCCAGCATTGTCTTAGGACAGGAGCAGGATACCTATGGAGGCGGGTTTGATAAAAGCCAGTCCTTTGTGGGAGAGATCGGGGATTTATTCATGTGGGATTATGTGCTGTCCCCAACAGAGATTATATTTGCATATCAGGGTTCCCCTCTCAATCCTAATGTCTTGGACTGGAAAGACCTGAACTATCAAGTAAAAGGCTATGTGGTCATTAAGCCCCGTGTGTGGTAG